In Bacillus sp. SM2101, a single window of DNA contains:
- a CDS encoding L-lactate permease — protein MALFVVLKPTIDEETAFLINEKGDIDMNFLEIITASSPILAVFIFLVILRLPATKAMPISLVLTGIMALLFWKMPFVQVAAATIEGWIITISILWIVFGAILLLNTLTNSGAMDSIRNGFLGITQDRRVQVIIIAWLFGSFIEGAAGFGTPAAIGAPLLVALGFPPLAAVVLALIADSSAVSFGAVGTPVIVGVNQGLQQGSSVAPQVVESLGTDSLGVYLQNVAKQAVSMDILIGTFIPLILVVILTRFFGENRSWKEGLQVWKFALFAGLSFTVPAFIVATFLGPEFPSIIGGLVGLAIVIPAAKKGFLLPTKHWDFGDNEQQHEINEHIKTEDEGKQSLSILMAWIPYLLVALLLVLTRIDVLPFKDMLRSVKVGMGNILGTNISNSFEPLYLPGTVFLVVVLITVFLHRMSATAVKQSFVTSAKTLVGSAIALGTALPMVRIFINSGENSADLLSMPMELALMVSNAVGNAWPLVAPIIGALGSFISGSATFSNMMFSLFQFSVADQIGVSNQLVLSQQVLGANAGNMVCVLNVVAAASVVGLLGKEGQIIRFTIIPMLFYAITAGIIGLIISFIV, from the coding sequence ATGGCTCTTTTCGTAGTACTAAAACCGACAATCGATGAGGAAACAGCTTTCTTAATAAATGAAAAAGGTGATATCGATATGAATTTTTTAGAAATTATTACGGCTTCATCCCCTATATTAGCAGTTTTTATTTTCTTAGTCATTTTAAGACTACCTGCAACAAAGGCAATGCCGATTAGTTTAGTTCTAACAGGCATTATGGCGTTACTCTTTTGGAAGATGCCTTTTGTTCAAGTTGCAGCTGCGACAATTGAAGGTTGGATTATAACTATTTCAATTTTGTGGATTGTATTCGGTGCAATTTTATTGCTTAATACGTTAACAAATAGTGGTGCAATGGATTCAATTCGTAATGGATTCTTAGGAATTACACAAGACAGACGTGTACAAGTCATTATTATAGCATGGTTATTTGGTTCGTTTATTGAAGGAGCTGCTGGCTTTGGAACGCCTGCTGCCATTGGGGCACCTTTACTAGTTGCATTAGGTTTTCCTCCTTTAGCCGCAGTTGTTTTAGCACTCATTGCAGATAGTAGTGCTGTATCGTTTGGTGCAGTTGGTACACCAGTGATTGTTGGAGTCAATCAAGGTCTTCAGCAAGGTTCCTCAGTTGCACCTCAAGTGGTCGAATCACTTGGTACTGATTCATTAGGAGTATATCTACAAAATGTTGCTAAACAAGCTGTTTCAATGGACATTCTTATTGGGACATTTATTCCTTTAATACTCGTTGTCATTTTAACGCGCTTTTTCGGTGAAAACCGTTCTTGGAAGGAAGGCTTACAAGTATGGAAATTTGCTTTGTTTGCAGGGTTAAGCTTTACTGTACCTGCCTTTATCGTCGCCACCTTCCTTGGGCCAGAGTTCCCATCAATTATCGGTGGACTTGTTGGTCTAGCTATCGTTATACCTGCCGCTAAAAAAGGTTTCCTTTTACCAACAAAGCATTGGGACTTTGGTGACAATGAACAGCAACATGAAATTAATGAACATATAAAGACAGAAGATGAAGGTAAACAATCACTTTCTATACTAATGGCATGGATTCCTTATTTGTTAGTAGCGTTGTTACTCGTTCTTACACGTATTGATGTGCTGCCATTTAAAGATATGCTCCGTTCAGTAAAGGTTGGTATGGGTAATATTCTTGGCACAAACATAAGTAATTCATTCGAGCCGTTATATTTACCAGGAACTGTGTTTCTCGTAGTCGTATTAATAACGGTGTTTCTTCACCGTATGTCAGCAACAGCAGTTAAACAATCCTTTGTTACTTCAGCAAAAACGCTAGTAGGAAGTGCGATCGCACTAGGTACAGCTTTGCCTATGGTTCGGATTTTCATAAACTCGGGAGAAAATAGTGCGGATTTATTAAGTATGCCAATGGAGTTAGCTCTAATGGTTTCAAATGCTGTTGGTAATGCTTGGCCTCTTGTTGCACCAATTATTGGGGCACTAGGTTCATTTATATCAGGTAGTGCTACGTTTAGTAATATGATGTTCTCGTTATTCCAATTTAGTGTTGCTGATCAAATTGGTGTAAGTAATCAATTAGTATTGTCACAACAAGTATTAGGGGCAAATGCGGGTAACATGGTTTGTGTACTGAATGTAGTTGCTGCTGCATCTGTTGTAGGGCTCTTAGGTAAAGAGGGCCAAATTATCCGTTTTACGATTATTCCGATGTTATTTTATGCCATAACAGCAGGTATCATAGGTTTAATTATTTCATTTATTGTTTAA
- a CDS encoding SDR family NAD(P)-dependent oxidoreductase: protein MTETILITGAGSGLGQELAVQYSQSGKNIVLTGRSLDKLYKVQSMINEAGGRAFVYKMDIRNGNEIELQIPNLLKEYNVSTLINNAGIGYFGSLTDLTYSNINDMIETNVTGTINLTKACLPYLLSLPKAKVMNIISTAGLRGKVNESAYVASKFAVRGFTESLIKELEHTSVSLTAVYMGGMDTPFWEESDHIKDKNRLRSPSEVAQKIIELDDGRPEIIIE, encoded by the coding sequence ATGACAGAAACAATCTTAATTACTGGAGCTGGTTCCGGCTTAGGGCAAGAACTTGCCGTCCAATACAGTCAAAGTGGAAAGAATATTGTCTTAACTGGCCGATCACTAGATAAGCTTTACAAAGTTCAATCTATGATCAATGAAGCTGGCGGACGTGCCTTTGTATACAAAATGGATATACGCAACGGTAATGAAATCGAATTACAAATTCCTAATCTATTAAAGGAATATAATGTGTCAACGCTTATTAACAACGCTGGCATAGGTTACTTCGGTAGCTTAACAGACCTAACATATTCAAATATTAATGATATGATTGAAACAAATGTAACTGGAACTATCAATTTAACAAAGGCATGCCTACCTTATCTTTTATCATTACCAAAAGCCAAAGTTATGAACATTATATCCACCGCCGGTTTGCGAGGAAAAGTGAACGAATCTGCTTATGTAGCTAGTAAGTTCGCTGTTAGAGGTTTCACTGAGAGTTTAATTAAAGAATTAGAACATACTTCTGTATCATTGACAGCTGTATATATGGGTGGTATGGACACACCATTTTGGGAAGAATCCGACCATATTAAGGATAAAAATCGCCTTCGGTCACCTTCAGAAGTTGCACAAAAAATCATTGAACTAGACGACGGTCGTCCAGAAATTATTATAGAGTGA
- the recX gene encoding recombination regulator RecX, whose product MAFITKIVTQKKNSDRYNVYLDRGKGEEYAFSVDQDVLIKYNLTKGKEVDELDVGEIQFADEVKKAHNVALRYLSYRIRSIKEIDDYLKKNEVPEQIIQEVVHKLQEANYVDDEQFALSYVQTQIKTSIKGPDKIKRELKEKGISAKYAEKAMNTYTTELQIQHAMKHAEKISKQSAKLSILNIKQKIEQTLVRKGFSWDIIQIVIVEISQISGQEENNELEALQHQANKINNRLKKYTGWEYEQKLKQALYRKGFSIELIEEFIQKNKPIE is encoded by the coding sequence TTGGCTTTTATTACAAAAATAGTTACGCAAAAGAAGAACTCGGATCGATATAATGTTTATCTCGATCGAGGCAAAGGTGAAGAATATGCATTTAGCGTCGATCAAGATGTTCTTATAAAATATAATCTTACAAAAGGCAAAGAAGTTGATGAGCTAGATGTTGGAGAAATTCAGTTTGCAGATGAAGTGAAAAAAGCTCATAATGTTGCATTAAGATATTTGTCATATCGAATAAGGTCGATTAAAGAAATTGATGATTATTTGAAAAAAAATGAAGTCCCAGAGCAGATCATTCAAGAGGTCGTACATAAGTTACAAGAAGCTAATTATGTAGATGATGAGCAATTTGCGTTGTCTTACGTACAAACACAAATTAAAACGTCTATAAAAGGTCCTGATAAAATAAAAAGAGAATTGAAAGAAAAAGGAATTTCGGCAAAGTATGCAGAAAAAGCAATGAATACGTATACTACTGAGTTGCAAATTCAACACGCAATGAAACATGCCGAGAAAATATCTAAACAAAGTGCTAAGCTTTCAATATTAAACATAAAACAAAAAATTGAACAAACTTTAGTTCGAAAAGGGTTTTCTTGGGATATTATACAAATTGTAATTGTAGAGATTTCACAAATTTCTGGCCAAGAAGAAAATAATGAATTGGAGGCGTTACAGCATCAAGCTAACAAGATAAACAACCGTCTGAAGAAATATACCGGATGGGAATATGAGCAAAAGTTGAAGCAAGCACTGTACCGCAAAGGATTTTCTATTGAGTTAATTGAGGAATTTATTCAAAAGAATAAGCCCATTGAGTAA